The Eubacteriaceae bacterium Marseille-Q4139 genome has a window encoding:
- a CDS encoding [FeFe] hydrogenase, group A, which yields MAKYMIIDGLRAEFTDEKNILQVIRKVGISIPTFCYYSDLSIYGACRMCVVEDERGGIIASCSTPPKDKMVIRTNTPKLHHHRKMILELLLASHCRDCTVCEKNQKCQLQFLARRFGLDHIRFQNNRPNYPIDDSSHSIVRDANKCILCGDCVRMCNEIQHVGAIDFTHRGSNMMVAPAFNKKLAETECVNCGQCAAVCPTGAITIKKNTADVWKAIYNPMKRVIAQVAPAVRVALGEEFGMKPGENTIGKIYTVLHMIGFDLAFDTSVSADMTIIEETNELAEKLEKHGDAKYPLFTSCCPAWIRFAETKHPELLPYISTSKSPMEMFGAVLKEYYKPSDEECGLETYNVAIMPCTAKKAEAAREEFVRNGVRDIDAVITTKELAAMIRELGIQYPELEPSAPDMPFSIRSGGGVIFGASGGVTEAALRRVAERNNAALQEIEYSGVRGLDGIKKISIDVGEKTLHAAIVSGLGNAEALLALIESGEEHFDFVEVMACPGGCIGGAGQPEGIREDKQKRASGLYTADKGALVKRSDENPVVLRLYEDGVLKDAEKVHELLHVEYHG from the coding sequence ATGGCAAAATACATGATTATTGACGGACTCCGCGCAGAGTTCACCGACGAAAAAAACATCCTTCAGGTTATACGGAAAGTCGGCATCAGCATTCCGACCTTCTGCTACTATTCGGATCTCTCCATCTACGGCGCCTGCCGCATGTGCGTGGTTGAGGACGAACGGGGCGGCATCATCGCCTCCTGCTCCACGCCGCCGAAGGACAAGATGGTGATCCGCACCAATACGCCGAAGCTGCACCACCACAGGAAGATGATTCTGGAGCTTCTTCTGGCATCCCACTGCCGCGACTGTACGGTCTGCGAGAAGAACCAGAAATGCCAGCTCCAGTTCCTTGCAAGGCGGTTCGGCCTCGACCATATCCGCTTTCAGAACAACCGGCCCAACTATCCTATCGACGATTCGTCCCATTCCATCGTCCGGGATGCCAACAAGTGCATTCTCTGCGGCGACTGCGTCCGCATGTGCAACGAGATTCAGCACGTGGGAGCCATCGACTTCACCCACCGCGGCTCCAACATGATGGTTGCGCCGGCCTTTAATAAAAAACTGGCGGAGACGGAATGTGTGAACTGCGGCCAGTGCGCGGCTGTCTGCCCCACAGGCGCCATCACCATAAAGAAAAATACGGCCGACGTCTGGAAGGCCATCTACAACCCGATGAAGCGCGTGATCGCCCAGGTGGCCCCGGCTGTTCGGGTGGCTCTCGGCGAGGAATTCGGCATGAAGCCCGGTGAAAACACCATCGGAAAGATTTACACGGTGCTTCATATGATCGGCTTCGACCTGGCCTTTGATACCAGCGTCAGCGCTGACATGACAATCATCGAGGAGACAAACGAGCTGGCTGAAAAGCTGGAAAAGCATGGGGACGCAAAATATCCGCTGTTTACCTCCTGCTGCCCGGCATGGATCCGTTTTGCGGAGACGAAGCACCCGGAGCTGCTGCCGTATATCTCCACCAGCAAATCCCCGATGGAAATGTTCGGCGCCGTTTTGAAGGAATATTATAAGCCGTCCGACGAAGAATGCGGCTTAGAGACTTACAATGTCGCCATCATGCCGTGTACGGCGAAAAAGGCCGAAGCGGCCAGGGAGGAATTTGTGAGAAACGGCGTCCGCGACATCGACGCGGTCATCACCACGAAGGAGCTGGCCGCCATGATCCGCGAGCTGGGCATCCAGTACCCGGAGCTTGAGCCGAGCGCACCTGACATGCCGTTTTCCATCCGCTCCGGCGGCGGCGTGATCTTCGGCGCCAGCGGCGGCGTCACCGAGGCGGCGCTCAGACGTGTGGCCGAGAGAAACAACGCTGCTCTCCAGGAAATCGAATACTCCGGTGTCCGCGGCCTGGACGGCATCAAGAAGATTTCCATCGATGTGGGCGAAAAGACGCTTCATGCCGCCATCGTAAGCGGCCTTGGAAACGCCGAGGCGCTGCTTGCCCTGATTGAGAGCGGCGAAGAACACTTTGATTTCGTGGAAGTCATGGCTTGTCCCGGCGGCTGCATCGGCGGCGCCGGCCAGCCGGAGGGCATCAGGGAAGACAAACAGAAGCGTGCTTCCGGCCTCTATACGGCCGACAAGGGCGCCCTTGTGAAACGCTCCGACGAGAACCCGGTTGTTTTGAGACTTTATGAGGACGGGGTTTTGAAGGATGCCGAAAAAGTCCATGAGCTTCTGCACGTGGAATATCACGGATAA
- the nuoF gene encoding NADH-quinone oxidoreductase subunit NuoF: MIITRINTREELEKKREDFKRALNAQRKQILICGGTGCVAGGSLKIYDRLKELMEERDIRCTLQIEEEAHDESVGLKKSGCHGFCEMGPLLRIEPMGWLYIKVKVEDCEDILEQSILNDNVVDRLVYRDKDGKPYKRQEDIPFYKQQTRVALEHCGHINAESIREYIAVGGYSAVAKALFDMTPEEVVEEISEAGLRGRGGAGFPTGKKWSQVLRQEEPEKYIVCNGDEGDPGAFMDRSMMEGDPHRVIEGMIIAGIATKAHNGYIYVRAEYPLAVERLSIAIEQARDRGLLGKNILNSGFDFDIKISQGAGAFVCGEGSALTASIEGNRGMPRVKPPRTVEHGLFDKPTVLNNVETYCNVAPIINRGAAWYKTIGPDNNHGTKAFALTGNVNNTGLIEVPMGTTLRQIIYDIGGGVKGGEFKAVQIGGPSGGCLCISATEDHLDMHLDFDSLQEVGAMIGSGGLVVMNDKSCMVEVARFFMNFTQNESCGKCVPCREGTKRMLELLTDIVEGRGTPEHIDLLEDLSSTISETALCGLGKSAPSPVSSTLKYFRDEYLAHVIDKKCPAGQCKALVSLRIDPELCRGCTKCARLCPVGAISGTVKQPHVIDQEKCIKCRACIDGCSFGAVKEV, encoded by the coding sequence ATGATTATCACACGCATCAATACACGGGAAGAGCTGGAAAAAAAGCGCGAAGATTTTAAGCGCGCTCTAAACGCCCAGAGAAAGCAGATCTTAATCTGCGGCGGTACGGGCTGTGTGGCCGGCGGTTCCTTAAAAATATATGACCGGTTAAAAGAGCTTATGGAGGAGCGGGATATCCGCTGCACGCTTCAGATTGAAGAGGAGGCGCACGACGAGAGCGTGGGGCTTAAAAAGAGCGGCTGCCACGGCTTCTGCGAGATGGGGCCTCTCCTTCGGATCGAGCCTATGGGCTGGCTTTACATAAAAGTAAAGGTGGAGGACTGCGAAGACATTTTAGAGCAGAGCATCTTAAATGACAACGTCGTCGACCGCCTGGTTTACCGTGACAAGGACGGAAAGCCCTATAAAAGACAGGAGGACATCCCGTTCTACAAACAGCAGACCCGCGTGGCCTTGGAGCACTGCGGCCACATCAACGCCGAGTCCATCCGCGAATACATCGCCGTCGGCGGTTACAGCGCCGTCGCCAAGGCGCTTTTTGACATGACGCCGGAAGAAGTTGTCGAAGAAATCTCCGAGGCCGGGCTCAGGGGCCGCGGCGGCGCCGGCTTCCCGACCGGAAAGAAGTGGAGCCAGGTGCTCCGCCAGGAGGAGCCGGAAAAATATATCGTCTGCAACGGTGATGAAGGCGACCCCGGCGCATTCATGGACCGCTCCATGATGGAAGGCGACCCCCACCGTGTCATCGAGGGCATGATCATCGCCGGCATCGCCACAAAGGCCCACAACGGCTATATCTACGTCCGCGCCGAGTACCCGCTTGCCGTCGAGCGTCTCTCCATCGCCATCGAGCAGGCCAGGGACCGCGGGCTTCTCGGAAAGAATATCTTAAATTCCGGCTTTGATTTTGACATCAAGATCAGCCAGGGCGCCGGCGCCTTCGTCTGCGGCGAGGGAAGCGCCCTCACGGCTTCCATCGAGGGAAACCGCGGCATGCCCCGCGTCAAGCCGCCGCGTACCGTGGAACACGGCCTCTTTGACAAGCCGACCGTATTAAATAACGTGGAAACCTACTGCAACGTGGCCCCGATCATCAACCGCGGCGCCGCCTGGTATAAGACCATCGGCCCCGACAACAACCACGGCACAAAGGCTTTCGCCCTGACAGGAAACGTCAACAACACCGGCCTCATCGAGGTTCCCATGGGCACGACGCTCCGCCAGATCATCTACGACATCGGCGGCGGCGTAAAGGGCGGGGAGTTTAAGGCCGTCCAGATCGGCGGGCCCTCCGGCGGCTGCCTCTGCATCAGCGCCACGGAAGACCATCTGGACATGCACCTGGATTTTGACTCTCTCCAGGAAGTCGGCGCCATGATCGGCTCCGGCGGCCTCGTCGTCATGAACGATAAAAGCTGCATGGTGGAGGTCGCCAGGTTCTTCATGAACTTCACCCAGAACGAATCCTGCGGAAAATGCGTCCCCTGCCGTGAGGGCACCAAGCGGATGTTGGAGCTTCTCACCGACATCGTCGAGGGCCGCGGCACGCCGGAACATATTGACCTGTTGGAGGATCTCTCTTCCACTATCTCCGAGACGGCTCTCTGCGGCCTCGGCAAATCGGCACCGTCGCCGGTCAGCAGTACCTTAAAATACTTCCGGGATGAGTACCTGGCCCATGTAATCGACAAGAAATGTCCGGCCGGCCAGTGCAAGGCCCTCGTTTCCCTCCGGATCGATCCTGAGCTCTGCCGCGGCTGTACGAAGTGTGCGAGACTCTGTCCTGTCGGAGCCATCTCCGGCACCGTGAAGCAGCCTCACGTCATTGACCAGGAGAAATGCATCAAGTGCCGGGCCTGCATCGACGGCTGCAGCTTCGGCGCCGTAAAAGAAGTGTAG
- a CDS encoding NAD(P)H-dependent oxidoreductase subunit E, with product METLDGILAAHNYDPSLVIGIMQDIQREYHYLPQDALTYAAKKLGISEAKIYGVATFYENFSLEPKGKYIIKVCDGTACHVRKSVPILEEIRKQLGVTDKKPTTDDMMFTVETVSCLGACGLAPVCTVNDHVYPSMTPEKARQMLKEIREKEGMTE from the coding sequence ATTGAAACACTTGATGGGATCCTGGCCGCCCACAACTATGACCCATCTCTTGTCATCGGCATCATGCAGGACATCCAGCGGGAATACCACTACCTCCCCCAGGACGCGCTCACCTATGCGGCGAAAAAGCTCGGCATCAGCGAGGCGAAAATCTACGGTGTGGCGACCTTCTACGAAAACTTTTCCCTGGAACCGAAGGGGAAATACATCATCAAGGTCTGTGACGGCACGGCATGCCATGTGAGAAAGTCCGTCCCGATCCTGGAGGAAATCCGAAAACAGCTCGGCGTTACCGACAAAAAGCCAACCACCGACGACATGATGTTCACGGTGGAGACCGTATCCTGCCTCGGCGCATGCGGCCTGGCCCCTGTCTGTACCGTCAATGACCACGTCTATCCGTCCATGACGCCGGAGAAGGCCCGTCAGATGTTAAAGGAAATCCGTGAAAAGGAGGGCATGACCGAATGA
- a CDS encoding DNA-directed RNA polymerase subunit beta codes for MEKSRIRPVPAGKSVRMSYSRQKEVLEMPNLIEIQKNSYQWFLDEGLKEVFEDISPIADFAGHLSLEFVDFTLCKDDIKYTIEECKERDATYAAPLKVKVRLCNKDKDEINEHEIFMGDLPLMTDTGSFVINGAERVIVSQLVRSPGIYYGIDHDKIGKELYSCTVIPNRGAWLEYETDSNDVFYARVDRTRKVPVTVLVRALGFGTNAEIIDLFGEEPKILASFGKDTSDNYQDGLLELYKKIRPGEPLSVDSAESLLNSMFFDPRRYDLAKVGRYKFNKKLHFKNRIVGQILAEDVVNTATGEILAEAGTTVTKEKAIEIQNAAVPCVWIQTEERNVKVLSNMMVDLAAWVDFDPAEIGVSELVFYPVLSGILEKAGDMSEEELKAELHKNIHDLIPKHITKEDIIASINYNMHLEYGIGTKDDIDHLGNRRIRAVGELLQNQYRIGLSRMERVVRERMTTQDMDGITPQSLINIKPVTAAVKEFFGSSQLSQFMDQNNPLSELTHKRRLSALGPGGLSRDRAGFEVRDVHYTHYGRMCPIETPEGPNIGLINSLATYARVNQYGFVEAPYRTIDKSDPANPRVTDEVVYLTADEEDNFIVAQANEPLDEDGHFVHNNISGRFREETSSFQKRSIDLMDVSPKMVFSVATSMIPFLENDDANRALMGSNMQRQAVPLLKTEAPVVGTGIEAKAAVDSGVCVLAKNAGVVERSASNEIIIKRDSDGNRDVYRLTKFTRSNQSNCYNQKPIVYKGDHVEAGEVIADGPSTNNGEIALGKNPLIGFMTWEGYNYEDAVLLSEKLVQDDVYTSVHIEEYEAEARDTKLGPEEITRDVPGVGEDALKDLDERGIIRIGAEVRAGDILVGKVTPKGETELTAEERLLRAIFGEKAREVRDTSLKVPHGAYGIIVDAKVFTRENGDELAPGVNQSVRIYIAQKRKISVGDKMAGRHGNKGVVSRVLPVEDMPFLPNGRPLDIVLNPLGVPSRMNIGQVLEIHLSLAAKALGFNVATPVFDGADENDIQDTLELANDYVNMEWEDFQEKYKDLIKPEVMEYLGNNLEHRALWKGVPIQRDGKVLLRDGRTGEYFDSPTTIGHMHYLKLHHLVDDKIHARSTGPYSLVTQQPLGGKAQFGGQRFGEMEVWALEAYGASYTLQEILTVKSDDVVGRVKTYEAIIKGENIPEPGIPESFKVLLKELQSLGLDVRVLRDDGEEVEMTETIDYGDTDLRSIIEGDRRYNEEDSFGSYGYQQQEFKGDELVSVEDDDYTEDEGADDEDLIDDDYTINDNE; via the coding sequence ATGGAGAAAAGCAGAATACGTCCGGTGCCGGCCGGCAAGAGCGTAAGAATGAGCTACTCGAGACAGAAAGAAGTTCTCGAGATGCCCAACCTGATCGAAATCCAGAAGAATTCCTACCAGTGGTTTCTCGATGAAGGCCTGAAGGAAGTCTTCGAGGACATTTCCCCAATCGCGGACTTTGCTGGTCATCTGAGCCTGGAATTCGTGGACTTTACATTATGTAAGGATGATATCAAATATACGATTGAGGAGTGCAAGGAACGGGATGCGACTTACGCTGCGCCCTTAAAGGTCAAGGTAAGACTCTGCAACAAGGATAAAGATGAAATCAACGAACACGAGATTTTCATGGGTGACCTTCCGTTAATGACGGATACCGGTTCATTCGTGATTAACGGCGCGGAACGTGTCATTGTCAGCCAGTTAGTACGTTCCCCTGGAATCTATTACGGAATCGACCACGACAAGATCGGTAAGGAGCTTTACTCCTGTACCGTAATCCCGAACCGCGGTGCATGGCTCGAGTACGAGACCGATTCCAACGATGTTTTCTATGCCCGCGTCGACAGGACGAGAAAGGTGCCGGTGACGGTACTCGTCCGCGCATTGGGATTCGGTACCAATGCGGAGATCATCGACCTGTTCGGAGAAGAGCCGAAGATCCTTGCAAGCTTCGGAAAAGATACCTCCGACAATTATCAGGACGGCCTTCTGGAGTTATATAAGAAGATCCGTCCCGGCGAGCCGCTTTCCGTGGACAGCGCGGAGAGCCTGCTTAACAGCATGTTCTTCGACCCGAGAAGATACGATCTTGCGAAGGTCGGACGCTATAAATTTAATAAGAAGCTTCACTTCAAGAACCGCATCGTCGGCCAGATATTAGCCGAGGACGTGGTGAACACGGCGACCGGGGAAATCCTTGCTGAGGCCGGTACGACGGTGACGAAGGAGAAGGCCATTGAGATCCAGAACGCGGCCGTTCCCTGTGTCTGGATCCAGACCGAGGAGAGGAATGTAAAAGTCCTTTCCAACATGATGGTGGATCTTGCCGCCTGGGTGGATTTCGATCCGGCTGAGATCGGTGTTTCGGAGTTAGTATTCTACCCGGTGCTTTCCGGTATCCTGGAAAAAGCAGGGGATATGTCCGAAGAGGAATTAAAGGCGGAACTCCATAAGAACATCCACGACCTGATCCCGAAGCACATTACAAAGGAAGACATCATCGCTTCCATTAACTATAATATGCATCTGGAGTACGGAATCGGTACAAAAGATGATATCGACCACCTCGGAAACAGAAGAATCCGTGCTGTCGGCGAGCTTTTGCAGAACCAGTACCGCATCGGGCTTTCCAGGATGGAGAGAGTCGTCCGCGAGCGTATGACGACTCAGGACATGGACGGCATCACGCCCCAGTCCTTAATCAACATCAAGCCTGTGACGGCGGCTGTGAAGGAATTCTTCGGAAGCTCCCAGCTTTCTCAGTTCATGGATCAGAACAATCCGCTTTCCGAGCTGACCCACAAGAGACGTCTCTCCGCCCTGGGCCCCGGCGGTCTTTCCAGGGACCGTGCCGGTTTCGAGGTTCGAGACGTACACTACACCCACTACGGCCGTATGTGCCCCATCGAGACGCCTGAGGGACCGAACATCGGTCTGATCAACTCCCTGGCCACCTATGCGAGGGTGAACCAGTACGGCTTCGTTGAGGCACCCTACCGCACCATCGACAAGAGCGATCCGGCAAACCCGAGGGTTACGGACGAGGTGGTTTACCTGACGGCCGACGAGGAAGACAATTTCATCGTGGCCCAGGCCAACGAACCGCTTGACGAGGACGGACACTTTGTCCACAACAATATTTCCGGACGTTTCCGTGAGGAAACCTCTTCGTTCCAGAAGCGTTCCATCGACCTGATGGACGTATCCCCGAAGATGGTATTCTCCGTGGCAACTTCCATGATCCCGTTCCTGGAGAACGACGATGCCAACCGTGCCCTGATGGGTTCCAACATGCAGCGTCAGGCCGTTCCGCTTCTTAAGACGGAGGCGCCTGTTGTCGGAACCGGTATCGAGGCAAAGGCTGCCGTAGACTCCGGTGTCTGCGTCCTTGCAAAGAACGCCGGCGTGGTGGAGCGTTCCGCTTCCAACGAGATCATCATTAAGAGAGATTCCGACGGGAACCGCGACGTTTACCGTCTTACGAAATTTACGAGAAGCAACCAGTCCAACTGCTACAACCAGAAGCCCATCGTCTACAAGGGAGACCATGTGGAGGCAGGCGAGGTAATCGCAGACGGCCCGTCCACCAACAACGGTGAGATTGCCCTTGGAAAGAACCCGTTAATCGGCTTCATGACCTGGGAGGGCTACAACTACGAGGACGCTGTCCTGTTAAGCGAAAAGCTGGTTCAGGACGATGTCTACACCTCCGTCCACATCGAGGAGTACGAGGCAGAGGCCCGCGACACGAAGCTGGGGCCGGAAGAGATCACGAGAGACGTTCCGGGCGTCGGCGAAGATGCCTTGAAAGACCTTGACGAGCGCGGAATCATCCGCATCGGTGCCGAGGTTCGTGCCGGTGATATCCTGGTTGGAAAGGTAACTCCGAAGGGAGAGACTGAGCTGACCGCAGAGGAGCGGCTCCTGCGCGCCATCTTCGGTGAGAAGGCAAGAGAAGTCCGTGATACCTCCTTGAAGGTGCCTCACGGCGCATACGGCATTATTGTGGATGCCAAGGTATTTACAAGAGAAAACGGCGATGAGCTGGCTCCCGGCGTGAACCAGTCCGTCCGTATCTATATTGCACAGAAACGTAAGATCTCCGTGGGTGATAAGATGGCCGGCCGTCACGGAAACAAGGGTGTTGTTTCCCGCGTGCTGCCTGTTGAGGATATGCCGTTCCTTCCGAACGGACGTCCGCTCGACATTGTGCTGAACCCCCTGGGCGTGCCGTCCCGTATGAACATCGGGCAGGTGCTTGAGATCCACTTAAGCCTTGCGGCCAAAGCCCTCGGCTTCAACGTCGCAACGCCTGTCTTCGACGGTGCTGACGAGAACGACATCCAGGATACCTTAGAGCTTGCAAACGACTATGTGAACATGGAATGGGAAGACTTCCAGGAGAAGTACAAAGACCTGATTAAGCCGGAGGTTATGGAATATCTCGGCAATAATCTGGAGCATCGTGCCCTCTGGAAGGGCGTGCCGATCCAGAGAGACGGAAAAGTCCTTCTCCGCGACGGCCGCACCGGCGAGTATTTCGACAGCCCGACTACCATCGGACACATGCATTACCTGAAGCTTCACCACCTGGTAGACGATAAGATCCATGCACGTTCCACGGGACCATACTCCCTCGTAACCCAGCAGCCTCTCGGCGGAAAAGCCCAGTTCGGCGGCCAGCGTTTCGGCGAGATGGAGGTTTGGGCCCTCGAGGCATACGGTGCATCCTATACGCTCCAGGAAATCTTAACAGTCAAGTCCGACGACGTCGTGGGCCGTGTGAAGACCTACGAGGCCATCATCAAGGGCGAGAACATTCCGGAGCCGGGTATTCCGGAGTCCTTCAAGGTACTGTTAAAGGAGCTCCAGTCTCTCGGCCTCGACGTGCGCGTGCTGCGTGACGACGGCGAGGAGGTAGAGATGACCGAGACTATCGACTACGGCGACACCGACCTGCGCTCCATCATCGAGGGCGACAGACGCTACAACGAAGAAGACTCCTTCGGAAGCTACGGCTACCAGCAGCAGGAATTCAAGGGCGACGAGCTTGTGAGCGTGGAGGACGACGACTATACAGAGGATGAGGGTGCAGACGACGAGGATCTCATTGACGACGACTACACCATTAACGATAATGAATAG